The Thamnophis elegans isolate rThaEle1 chromosome Z, rThaEle1.pri, whole genome shotgun sequence genome contains a region encoding:
- the TMUB1 gene encoding transmembrane and ubiquitin-like domain-containing protein 1, producing MALVEGVGDEVTALAALVAALGLLGLAWFSTRTGERGDGALPAPARRDPLPADPRPAPPRPRDGGGGRQEEEGEGEEGEEEEEGSGPPFVLRLKFLNETERLARVRPRDTVGALKRLYFPGQEQLVRLIYQGQLLRDDAQTLAALHLTNNSVLHCHVAQHRPPPAGPNAGLRTDAEAAHAALNVGSLMMPLLVLMLAALWYFQLQHRHVFTATATTCLAGLTLVFSFVAFAVYRR from the exons ATGGCGCTGGTGGAGGGCGTCGGGGACGAGGTGACGGCGCTGGCGGCGCTGGTGGCGGCTCTGGGGCTGCTGGGGCTGGCCTGGTTCTCCACGCGGACGGGCGAGCGGGGGGACGGAGCGCTCCCCGCCCCCGCCCGCCGAGACCCCCTCCCCGCCGACCCCCGCCCCGCCCCTCCCCGCCCCAGGGACGGCGGTGGGGgccggcaggaggaggagggggagggggaggagggggaggaggaggaggaaggctccGGGCCCCCCTTCGTCCTGCGGCTCAAGTTCCTGAACGAGACGGAGCGGCTGGCCAGGGTGCGCCCCAGGGACACGGTGGGCGCCCTCAAGAG GCTCTACTTCCCGGGCCAGGAGCAGCTGGTCCGCCTCATCTACCAGGGCCAGCTCCTCCGGGACGACGCCCAGACTTTGGCCGCCCTGCACCTGACCAACAACAGCGTGCTCCACTGCCACGTCGCCCAGCACCGGCCGCCCCCAGCCGGCCCCAATGCCGGCCTCCGGACCGATGCCGAAGCGGCCCACGCCGCCCTGAACGTGGGCAGCCTGATGATGCCCCTCCTGGTGCTGATGCTGGCTGCCCTGTGGTACTTCCAGCTGCAGCACCGCCACGTCTTCACAGCCACGGCCACCACCTGCCTGGCCGGCCTGACCCTGGTCTTCAGCTTCGTGGCCTTTGCCGTCTACCGCAGATGA